A window of Sphingobacterium sp. SRCM116780 contains these coding sequences:
- a CDS encoding glutaminyl-peptide cyclotransferase: protein MKKTKYILLGLVLSLGACKTQKSGKLEFAKPDASQSIQQGDPIQLQLKFTSSDFDSVVYYIDNQVVGSKKDTVAVQVDSKNFTFGSRNISAKLYQGAKVDSASGLIYIVPQAPKEYGFEVVNKFLHDTTAYTQGLQYENGMLYESTGSGNNTITSLRRVDLKTGKVLQKKEFDSQKYFGEGMTIVGDKIVMLTWQNMEGFVLNKSDFELVKTFPYTNSKEGWGLTYDGKRLIKSDGSNKLYFLDANTQAELSSIEVYDENGKVDALNELEYIDGKIYANVYEKDIIVIINPETGAVEGRINLVGIYQHAQYDNELNGIAYDQAGKRLFITGKLWNTLFEIKMIAR, encoded by the coding sequence ATGAAAAAAACAAAGTATATCCTTTTAGGTTTGGTATTGAGTCTGGGAGCTTGTAAGACACAAAAATCAGGTAAATTGGAATTCGCTAAACCTGACGCTAGCCAATCCATCCAACAAGGAGATCCTATTCAGTTGCAATTGAAGTTTACCTCTTCCGATTTTGATTCGGTGGTGTATTATATCGATAACCAGGTTGTTGGTTCTAAGAAAGATACAGTTGCAGTTCAGGTGGACAGTAAGAATTTTACTTTTGGTAGTCGCAATATCTCAGCGAAACTATATCAAGGAGCAAAAGTGGATAGTGCAAGTGGATTGATTTATATTGTACCACAAGCGCCAAAGGAATATGGTTTTGAAGTCGTAAATAAATTTCTGCACGATACGACTGCTTATACGCAAGGGTTACAGTATGAAAACGGTATGCTTTATGAATCTACAGGTAGTGGAAACAACACAATCACCTCATTACGTCGTGTAGATTTAAAAACAGGTAAAGTATTACAGAAAAAAGAATTTGATTCGCAAAAATATTTTGGAGAAGGAATGACGATTGTTGGCGATAAAATCGTGATGTTAACTTGGCAAAACATGGAAGGTTTTGTACTCAATAAATCGGACTTTGAATTGGTCAAAACTTTTCCTTATACCAATAGCAAAGAAGGATGGGGTTTAACCTATGATGGGAAACGCTTGATTAAATCTGATGGATCCAATAAGCTTTATTTCCTAGATGCCAATACACAAGCTGAGTTGAGCTCCATTGAAGTATATGATGAAAATGGTAAAGTTGATGCATTAAACGAATTGGAATATATTGATGGAAAAATATATGCCAATGTATATGAAAAAGATATCATTGTTATTATAAACCCAGAAACAGGAGCTGTAGAAGGTCGAATTAATTTAGTGGGAATCTACCAACATGCCCAATATGATAATGAGTTGAATGGCATTGCGTATGATCAAGCAGGTAAAAGATTGTTTATAACGGGCAAACTTTGGAATACCCTGTTTGAAATCAAAATGATTGCTCGTTAA
- a CDS encoding YraN family protein → MAKHLEFGKLGELYADKFLQDLGCEIVLRNWRYKNLEVDLIVKDADILVFVEVKTRSQLDFGEPFEFVDWQKKRKLTRAADCYLRKYKITGEIRFDIVSILIMEKENVQIEHIKDAFWNE, encoded by the coding sequence ATGGCGAAACATCTTGAGTTTGGAAAATTGGGAGAATTATATGCCGATAAATTTCTTCAAGATTTAGGATGTGAAATTGTGTTAAGAAATTGGCGGTATAAGAATTTAGAAGTAGATTTGATTGTCAAAGATGCTGATATCTTGGTTTTTGTTGAAGTAAAGACACGTAGTCAACTTGATTTTGGAGAGCCATTTGAGTTTGTCGATTGGCAAAAAAAACGAAAACTGACAAGGGCGGCAGATTGTTACTTGAGAAAATATAAGATTACAGGAGAGATTAGATTTGATATTGTCTCCATCTTGATAATGGAAAAAGAAAATGTACAAATAGAACACATTAAAGATGCGTTCTGGAACGAATAA
- the dnaG gene encoding DNA primase, which yields MIKQEIIDKVLDAARIEEVVGEFVDLKKRGTSLIGNCPFHHEKTPSFHVSVSKGIYKCFGCGVGGDSLKFVMELEKFSYPEAIRFLANKYSIEIEEVERSPAQLAAQDKRESLYILSSWASKFFKEEMWTTELGQVIGLQYFKERGYREDIIKKFELGYSPDNWTALVDAATKAGFHPDYLKEIGLAIERDDKSLYDRFRGRVMFPIHNLTGRVIGFGGRTLKTDKKVPKYVNSPESDIYHKSDVLYGLNFAKKAIMDDDNCYLVEGYADVISMHQAAVENVVSSSGTSLTTGQIRLIARFTKNVTILYDGDEAGIKASLRGTDMLLEEGLNVKVLLFPDGNDPDSYVQKFGSTAFKDYIKANQQDFIFYKTRILLRDTNNDPIKRAEVIREVVESIALIPDEIKVSVFIRECSTLLDIEERILLSELNKIRISKSKKADKDFAKKNTAGMGATPPPMDGPPADFFLTEEERGGATSIATESPSQQITAEILQEREIIRILINYGDYLATWEGDGDIPVAGLLLSNIDDVNFEDKAAAYILKVYREAVEKFEIPEVKQFYSNPDSAIAELAVNCVASKYSLSENWNDDKRKIYVTQEHEHLKTLVVTAIYRIKKRKIEREMVKIREELKSEKDDANIEVLIFKYQKLKDAEKMLGGLLGNIVVR from the coding sequence TTGATCAAACAAGAGATAATAGATAAGGTACTGGATGCTGCTCGCATTGAAGAGGTTGTTGGGGAATTTGTGGATCTGAAAAAGCGAGGCACATCACTTATCGGAAATTGTCCTTTTCACCATGAGAAAACACCCTCGTTTCACGTTTCAGTATCCAAAGGTATCTATAAATGTTTTGGATGTGGAGTAGGGGGAGATTCCTTAAAGTTTGTGATGGAATTGGAAAAGTTTTCCTACCCCGAAGCCATTCGATTCCTTGCAAACAAATATAGCATTGAGATTGAAGAGGTAGAGCGCTCTCCTGCACAATTAGCTGCACAAGATAAACGTGAGAGTTTATACATACTGAGCAGTTGGGCGAGTAAATTCTTCAAAGAAGAGATGTGGACCACAGAACTTGGGCAGGTTATAGGACTTCAGTACTTTAAAGAGCGTGGTTATCGAGAAGATATCATCAAGAAATTTGAACTAGGCTATTCTCCGGATAATTGGACAGCGCTCGTAGATGCTGCGACAAAGGCGGGCTTCCATCCTGATTACCTGAAAGAAATAGGTCTTGCCATAGAGCGTGACGATAAGAGCTTGTACGATCGGTTTCGCGGTCGGGTCATGTTCCCCATACACAATTTGACAGGAAGAGTGATTGGTTTTGGAGGTCGAACGTTAAAAACAGATAAGAAAGTTCCAAAATATGTAAACTCTCCTGAAAGTGATATTTATCATAAATCTGATGTACTCTATGGGCTCAATTTTGCCAAGAAAGCAATCATGGATGATGATAATTGCTATTTGGTAGAAGGGTATGCCGACGTTATTTCCATGCACCAAGCAGCAGTAGAAAATGTGGTATCCTCTTCAGGGACGTCATTGACTACAGGGCAGATTCGTTTAATCGCTCGATTTACAAAGAATGTAACCATCCTTTATGATGGAGATGAGGCTGGTATAAAGGCTTCTCTCCGCGGAACAGACATGTTACTAGAAGAGGGCTTAAATGTAAAAGTGCTGCTTTTTCCTGATGGAAATGATCCAGACTCCTATGTGCAGAAATTTGGATCTACAGCCTTTAAAGATTACATCAAAGCCAATCAACAGGATTTTATATTCTATAAAACAAGAATCCTACTTCGTGATACGAACAATGATCCCATCAAAAGGGCAGAGGTTATTCGAGAAGTCGTTGAAAGTATAGCGCTTATACCCGATGAAATCAAAGTGTCTGTTTTCATTAGAGAATGTAGTACCCTATTGGATATCGAAGAGCGGATCCTGCTTTCAGAACTCAATAAGATTCGTATTTCTAAATCTAAAAAAGCAGATAAAGACTTCGCTAAGAAAAATACAGCAGGAATGGGTGCAACTCCTCCGCCGATGGATGGTCCTCCAGCAGATTTCTTCCTGACCGAGGAGGAGCGAGGAGGAGCGACATCAATCGCTACGGAAAGCCCTTCTCAACAGATTACGGCAGAGATTCTGCAAGAGCGGGAGATTATTCGCATTTTGATCAATTACGGAGATTATTTAGCCACTTGGGAAGGTGATGGAGATATCCCAGTTGCTGGTTTGCTGTTGAGCAATATTGACGATGTCAACTTTGAAGACAAAGCTGCTGCCTATATTTTGAAAGTTTATCGCGAAGCTGTCGAAAAATTTGAAATACCCGAAGTAAAACAATTTTATTCCAATCCTGATTCCGCAATTGCTGAGTTGGCGGTGAATTGCGTCGCATCAAAATATAGTCTAAGTGAAAACTGGAATGACGATAAACGCAAAATATACGTTACTCAAGAACATGAGCATCTTAAAACCCTTGTTGTAACGGCAATTTATCGGATCAAAAAGAGAAAAATTGAAAGAGAGATGGTCAAGATCCGAGAAGAGCTTAAATCAGAGAAAGATGACGCCAATATTGAAGTCTTGATCTTTAAATACCAAAAGCTAAAAGATGCCGAGAAAATGTTGGGTGGATTGCTTGGAAATATTGTGGTGAGGTAA
- a CDS encoding nucleotide sugar dehydrogenase, translated as MLEYKAMSFHIKKICCIGAGYVGGPTMSVVAKQCPHIQITIVDVNANRIAAWNDENLENLPVYEPGLAEIVAEARGCNLFFSTDVEKAIDEADMIFISVNTPTKNYGKGKGMAADLKYIELCARQIAAVAKTDKIVVEKSTLPVRTAAALKSILDHTGNGVNFHILSNPEFLAEGTAIQDLLAPDRVLIGGENQEAIHALVDIYQNWVPNDKILTTNLWSSELSKLTANAFLAQRVSSINSISELCEKTGANVDEVSKAIGMDTRIGAKFLKASVGFGGSCFQKDILNLVYIARSYGLNEVADYWDQVIIMNDHQKQRFADRIIQTLYNTVSGKKITFLGWAFKKDTNDTRESAAIYVADYLLNEQAEITIYDPKVSAERIYADLDYLNTRSPEENRALVKIVNDPIAACNDAHAIAVLTEWDEFKNYDWYTIKHQMKRPAFVFDGRKLLNRKHLENLGFKYYAIGE; from the coding sequence ATGCTTGAATATAAAGCTATGTCATTTCATATCAAAAAAATCTGTTGTATTGGCGCTGGCTATGTTGGTGGTCCCACCATGTCTGTCGTTGCGAAACAATGTCCTCATATCCAAATCACGATTGTTGATGTCAATGCGAACCGCATTGCGGCTTGGAATGATGAAAATTTAGAAAATCTACCTGTTTATGAACCTGGCTTAGCGGAAATTGTTGCTGAGGCTCGGGGATGTAACTTATTTTTCTCAACAGATGTAGAGAAAGCGATAGATGAAGCTGACATGATCTTTATCTCGGTCAATACACCTACTAAAAACTATGGTAAGGGAAAAGGAATGGCCGCTGATTTAAAATATATTGAGCTATGTGCTCGTCAAATTGCTGCTGTTGCGAAAACCGATAAAATTGTCGTGGAGAAATCTACTTTACCAGTGCGTACGGCTGCAGCCTTAAAAAGTATCCTAGACCATACGGGTAATGGGGTGAACTTTCATATTTTATCTAATCCTGAATTTTTAGCAGAAGGTACTGCTATTCAAGATCTGTTAGCTCCTGATCGTGTTTTGATTGGCGGTGAGAATCAAGAGGCTATTCATGCTCTTGTTGATATTTACCAAAATTGGGTACCTAATGATAAAATCTTGACCACCAACTTATGGTCTTCCGAGCTTTCCAAATTAACGGCTAATGCTTTCTTAGCACAACGGGTATCATCCATCAATTCGATTTCGGAATTATGTGAAAAAACAGGAGCGAATGTTGACGAAGTCTCAAAAGCGATTGGTATGGATACACGTATCGGTGCAAAGTTCTTAAAAGCATCTGTTGGATTTGGTGGATCTTGTTTTCAAAAAGATATCTTAAATCTCGTTTATATTGCAAGAAGTTATGGTTTAAATGAAGTTGCTGATTATTGGGATCAGGTTATCATTATGAACGATCACCAAAAGCAGCGTTTTGCTGATAGGATTATCCAAACCTTATACAATACTGTCTCTGGGAAGAAAATCACCTTCTTAGGGTGGGCTTTTAAAAAAGATACGAATGACACCAGAGAATCTGCAGCAATCTATGTTGCTGATTATTTGCTGAACGAACAGGCGGAGATTACGATTTATGATCCGAAGGTATCTGCAGAACGTATTTATGCGGATCTTGATTATTTAAATACGAGAAGTCCTGAAGAGAATAGAGCTTTAGTAAAAATTGTCAATGATCCTATTGCAGCCTGCAATGATGCGCATGCGATTGCTGTTTTAACAGAATGGGATGAGTTTAAGAATTACGATTGGTATACCATCAAACATCAGATGAAGAGACCTGCTTTTGTGTTCGATGGAAGAAAGCTTTTAAACAGAAAGCATCTGGAGAATCTTGGTTTTAAATATTATGCTATTGGTGAATAG
- a CDS encoding DUF6686 family protein codes for MCQSVILSHKGKSHISYCTKCKTFYIWQDSFLLSLGSLQFESFVGSAMRNNVAGNYYSFPDGDMRVLIQTPCPEIVFVFNEDEWNDFSDALSESSYMQEIYQMIS; via the coding sequence ATGTGTCAATCAGTCATTCTCAGTCATAAAGGAAAATCTCATATTAGTTATTGCACAAAATGTAAGACATTTTATATCTGGCAAGATTCCTTTCTTTTGAGTCTAGGATCCTTACAATTTGAGTCATTTGTTGGTTCTGCAATGCGTAATAATGTAGCGGGTAATTATTACAGTTTTCCAGATGGAGATATGCGGGTATTGATTCAGACACCCTGTCCAGAAATTGTTTTTGTTTTTAATGAAGACGAATGGAATGATTTTTCAGATGCTCTTTCCGAATCATCTTATATGCAAGAAATCTATCAAATGATATCATAG
- a CDS encoding M3 family metallopeptidase, whose amino-acid sequence MNKKRLLPLFLIVVTAFVGCEEKKQMTDNPLLLAYDTPFNVPPFDKIKDEHFKPAFEEALKVHNLEIDTIVNNSEDPSFDNTILAIENAGKLLNNVSTIFDNLSKANTTDTLNAIDKEMAPLLTAHHDEIAMNSKLFQRIKAVWNKKSSLGLGPEDTKLLENTYKDFIRSGANLKDKDKEKLKKINAELSSLTVQFGQNVLAETNAFEMVIDSASQLEGLPESLKSAAAEEAKAKGKDGKWLFTLQNPSVMPFLQYAKNRELRKHIWEAYQMRGNNENKADNKEVLRKIANLRLDKAKLLGFPSYAAYVLEESMAKNPTNVYALLHKLWAPALNKAKGEAADINKEIKAEGGTFEVAPYDWRYYTEIIRKKRFALDEDEIKPYFSLPTVREGAFAVANKLYGLTFVALNNVPVYHKDVEVYEVKDKDGSHLGILYADFFPRASKSSGAWMTSYRNQSKTEGKRNAPVISIVCNFTKPIGDQPALLTFDEATTLFHEFGHALHGLLSNVKYRSLAGTSVPRDFVELPSQIMENWAADALVLKDYAKHYKTKEAIPDSLIAKLEKAGTFDQGFATVEYLSASLLDMNYHATTSPITGDINDFEKGAMKKIGLIDAIIPRYRSTYFKHIFEGGYSAGYYAYIWSEVLDSDAFAAFKEKSLYDQPTAASFRRNILEKGGTGDPAAMYKTFRGADPDPKYLVIKRGLN is encoded by the coding sequence ATGAATAAAAAACGACTTTTGCCACTTTTTCTGATTGTGGTAACTGCCTTTGTTGGTTGTGAAGAAAAGAAACAAATGACGGATAATCCGCTATTATTAGCATATGATACCCCATTTAATGTTCCTCCTTTTGATAAAATTAAAGATGAACATTTTAAACCAGCCTTTGAGGAAGCTCTTAAGGTTCATAATTTAGAGATTGACACCATTGTAAACAATTCAGAAGATCCCTCTTTTGACAATACCATATTAGCGATTGAGAATGCCGGTAAATTGTTGAATAATGTATCGACAATATTCGATAATCTAAGTAAAGCGAATACCACTGATACACTGAATGCAATCGATAAGGAAATGGCTCCCCTATTAACGGCGCACCACGATGAAATAGCGATGAATAGCAAATTGTTTCAACGCATTAAAGCTGTTTGGAATAAGAAATCATCATTGGGCTTAGGTCCAGAAGACACAAAATTATTGGAAAACACCTATAAAGATTTTATCCGATCAGGTGCTAACCTAAAAGATAAGGATAAAGAGAAATTAAAAAAAATAAATGCTGAATTATCAAGTTTAACCGTTCAGTTCGGACAAAATGTGCTTGCAGAAACAAATGCATTTGAGATGGTTATTGATAGTGCTTCTCAGTTGGAAGGATTGCCAGAATCATTAAAATCAGCAGCAGCAGAGGAAGCTAAAGCAAAAGGTAAAGATGGTAAATGGTTATTTACATTACAAAATCCTTCTGTCATGCCTTTCTTGCAGTACGCAAAAAATAGAGAACTCAGAAAGCATATCTGGGAAGCTTACCAGATGCGAGGTAATAACGAAAATAAAGCCGACAATAAAGAGGTTTTACGTAAAATTGCTAATCTGCGTTTAGATAAGGCTAAATTATTAGGTTTTCCATCTTATGCAGCGTATGTTCTAGAAGAATCGATGGCTAAGAATCCGACGAATGTATATGCTTTATTGCATAAACTATGGGCACCAGCACTTAATAAAGCAAAAGGCGAGGCCGCGGATATTAACAAAGAAATCAAAGCTGAAGGTGGTACTTTTGAAGTCGCCCCTTATGATTGGAGATATTATACAGAAATCATTCGCAAGAAAAGATTTGCGCTTGATGAGGATGAGATTAAACCTTATTTTAGTTTGCCAACAGTAAGAGAAGGTGCATTTGCTGTCGCCAATAAATTGTATGGATTGACTTTCGTTGCCCTCAATAATGTGCCTGTTTATCACAAAGATGTGGAAGTGTATGAAGTAAAGGATAAAGATGGTTCACATTTGGGTATATTATATGCTGACTTTTTCCCCCGTGCATCTAAAAGTAGTGGTGCTTGGATGACATCCTATCGTAATCAAAGTAAAACGGAAGGAAAACGTAATGCACCTGTCATTTCTATTGTTTGTAATTTCACAAAACCTATCGGCGATCAACCTGCGTTATTGACATTTGATGAAGCAACGACCTTGTTTCACGAATTTGGTCACGCTTTACACGGATTATTGTCTAATGTGAAATATAGAAGTTTAGCGGGTACATCAGTACCTCGAGACTTTGTTGAATTACCTTCTCAAATCATGGAGAATTGGGCAGCTGATGCTTTGGTATTAAAAGACTATGCGAAGCATTACAAAACAAAAGAAGCTATTCCAGATTCTTTAATTGCTAAGTTGGAAAAAGCTGGAACGTTTGATCAAGGTTTTGCAACTGTAGAATATCTTTCCGCTTCATTGTTAGATATGAACTATCATGCTACAACTTCGCCAATCACAGGTGATATCAATGATTTTGAAAAGGGGGCTATGAAAAAAATCGGTTTAATAGATGCGATCATTCCCCGTTACAGAAGTACTTATTTTAAGCATATTTTTGAAGGAGGGTATTCTGCAGGATACTATGCTTATATCTGGTCTGAAGTGCTAGATTCAGATGCTTTTGCAGCCTTTAAAGAAAAATCATTATATGATCAGCCTACAGCAGCATCATTCCGCCGTAATATTTTAGAAAAAGGCGGTACAGGAGATCCAGCTGCCATGTATAAAACATTTAGAGGAGCAGATCCAGATCCTAAATATTTAGTAATAAAAAGAGGACTGAATTAA
- a CDS encoding DUF4407 domain-containing protein: MKNVNHFFLYCAGVHEETLKKYPQELNKYVAIGATIFFTGLFAALSGGYAMYFVFSGGSLDWLLAIVFGIIWGLMIFNMDRYIVLSINKSKTGFFQLLQALPRILLAILIGMVISRPLELKIFDKEIRENLKTTYLANERAKVDTLNIIFNKKYAFELNQLKTLAAERDSLDANIKTDRQKLNYEIFGNKTTETSGVLGFGPYAKRKELELQRSTAYLDTLRSRVLEKQNTIREKQRFEGILNQKGLSNASLDSAVNLAGFADRNSALGNLKVKANGKIDQATDNAVTFIGLLFIFLECLPVFVKLLSGRDAYDAAIRNQKTIDEYESDSFVNTEKSAIDKLQDAAIDISINKRLKKMNEEIEEEV, from the coding sequence ATGAAAAATGTAAATCATTTTTTCTTGTACTGCGCTGGTGTACACGAAGAAACGCTAAAAAAATATCCACAAGAGCTTAATAAATATGTCGCTATTGGTGCTACAATTTTCTTCACTGGTCTATTTGCTGCACTTTCTGGTGGCTATGCCATGTATTTTGTTTTTAGTGGGGGATCACTCGATTGGTTATTAGCCATTGTATTCGGTATTATTTGGGGATTGATGATCTTCAATATGGATCGTTACATTGTATTAAGCATCAATAAATCAAAAACTGGCTTTTTCCAACTATTACAAGCTTTACCACGTATTCTGCTTGCGATCTTGATCGGGATGGTTATCTCTAGACCTCTTGAATTAAAAATATTTGATAAAGAGATTCGTGAGAATTTAAAAACGACCTACTTAGCTAATGAACGTGCAAAAGTTGATACCTTGAATATCATTTTTAATAAAAAATATGCTTTTGAGCTCAATCAATTAAAGACTTTAGCTGCTGAAAGAGATTCATTAGATGCGAATATAAAGACGGATCGTCAAAAATTGAATTATGAAATCTTTGGTAATAAAACGACGGAAACTTCTGGGGTTCTTGGGTTTGGTCCTTATGCGAAGAGAAAAGAATTAGAGTTACAAAGATCAACTGCTTATCTGGATACACTTCGAAGTAGAGTGCTTGAAAAACAGAATACGATACGTGAAAAACAACGGTTTGAAGGAATTTTAAATCAAAAAGGTCTATCGAATGCGAGTCTGGATAGTGCCGTCAATTTAGCGGGTTTTGCGGACAGAAATTCTGCATTGGGCAATCTTAAAGTTAAAGCAAATGGTAAAATCGATCAGGCAACCGACAATGCTGTTACTTTCATTGGTTTGTTATTTATTTTCTTAGAATGTTTACCTGTATTTGTGAAGTTACTATCGGGCAGAGATGCCTATGATGCTGCTATCCGTAATCAAAAGACTATTGATGAATATGAGTCTGATTCATTTGTCAACACGGAAAAATCTGCTATTGACAAATTACAAGATGCAGCTATTGATATTTCCATAAATAAAAGACTCAAAAAAATGAATGAAGAAATAGAAGAAGAGGTTTAG
- a CDS encoding DNA recombination protein RmuC — METVYIIIVIILLIVLIVISLKKRDSGQPDGQWLQEKERLSIELAKAQQREQSLLQERTMLREELEREREHVLIAERSLESTRSFYKAQQDKFQEQKVEIADIKRQFNAEFQVIANRILEEKTLRFTETNSKSIGLILDPLKEKIKLFEEKVDKTYAHEAAERNSLKGVVQQLMEQSLKIKDEAINLTRALKGDAKKQGNWGEVILERVLERSGLVKDREFRLQASVLDTEGRRMQPDAIIDLPENKHLIVDSKVSLVAYERWVNAETDEDRTIFAKQHILSIENHVKDLSAKNYHALYGIESPEFVLLFMPIESALSMSVSEKSDIFSDAWDRKVVIVSPSTLLATLRTIASIWKQERQTRNVIEIAKEAGALYDKFHGFLTDMDQVQGQLQRALKSHEDASKKLSFGSGNVIKRIENLKKLGAKASKQIDPKYLDEEIEEED, encoded by the coding sequence ATGGAAACAGTATATATCATTATCGTCATTATTTTACTGATCGTGTTAATTGTGATTTCTTTAAAAAAGAGAGATTCTGGTCAACCCGATGGTCAGTGGCTTCAAGAAAAAGAACGATTATCAATTGAGCTGGCTAAAGCACAACAACGCGAACAAAGTCTACTACAAGAAAGAACAATGTTGCGAGAGGAATTAGAAAGAGAGCGCGAACATGTATTAATTGCCGAACGTTCTTTAGAAAGCACACGTTCTTTCTATAAGGCTCAACAAGATAAATTTCAAGAACAGAAAGTTGAGATTGCGGATATTAAACGTCAGTTTAATGCTGAATTTCAAGTGATCGCAAATCGAATATTAGAAGAGAAAACACTTCGATTTACAGAAACAAACTCCAAATCAATCGGGCTCATATTAGATCCTTTGAAGGAAAAGATTAAGCTTTTTGAAGAAAAAGTAGATAAAACCTACGCGCATGAAGCGGCAGAAAGAAATTCCTTAAAAGGTGTTGTGCAACAATTGATGGAGCAAAGTCTCAAAATTAAAGATGAGGCTATCAATTTGACTCGTGCACTAAAAGGTGATGCAAAAAAACAAGGAAATTGGGGAGAAGTTATTTTAGAACGTGTTTTAGAGCGTTCCGGACTTGTGAAAGACCGGGAATTTAGACTGCAAGCCTCAGTCTTGGATACAGAAGGTCGACGTATGCAACCCGATGCGATTATCGATTTACCTGAAAATAAACATTTGATTGTCGATTCAAAAGTCTCATTGGTCGCCTATGAACGTTGGGTAAATGCAGAAACGGATGAAGACAGAACCATCTTTGCCAAACAACATATACTCTCTATAGAAAATCATGTCAAGGACCTCTCTGCCAAGAATTATCATGCTTTATATGGGATAGAGTCACCAGAGTTTGTATTACTCTTCATGCCCATTGAATCTGCATTGAGCATGTCGGTTTCAGAGAAATCGGATATATTTAGTGATGCATGGGATCGAAAAGTCGTTATTGTTAGTCCTTCGACACTTTTAGCAACGTTAAGAACAATTGCCAGTATCTGGAAACAAGAACGCCAGACTCGAAATGTTATTGAAATAGCAAAAGAAGCGGGAGCATTATATGATAAATTTCATGGCTTTCTAACCGATATGGATCAAGTACAAGGTCAATTGCAAAGAGCTTTAAAAAGCCATGAAGACGCTTCCAAGAAACTGTCTTTCGGTTCTGGGAATGTCATTAAAAGAATAGAAAACTTAAAAAAACTAGGCGCTAAGGCGAGTAAACAAATTGACCCTAAATATTTAGATGAAGAAATAGAAGAAGAGGACTAA
- a CDS encoding formimidoylglutamase produces the protein MSLSVFFTPIATQEFFPEEGFLRSQLGNVFRIYQDQFPTWDREDRPQVAIVGVEDDRAAVYNQGCAKAPDAVRKHLYTLYQGDYAINAVDLGNIKAGASLADTYAALKAVVEELLAENILPIIIGGGQDLTYAQYLGYQSRGQKIEVAVVDARFDLDQESSEQVELNSNSYLNHIILHEPDYLFNLNNIAYQTYLVSKESINMYDKLFFNATRVGALAGRMDQSEPLLRAADMVSFDIGAIRSSEAPGNANAMPNGLYGDEACQIARYAGMSDKCSSIGFYEVNPTFDPMEQTAMLVAQMIWCFIDGFYNRKQDTPLFPKSSYIIYRTTLENEEHELVFVKSKKSDRWWMQVPYFGSRSVNERYHLVPCRYEDYQTAVTGEMPDLWWRTHQKLQ, from the coding sequence ATGTCATTATCCGTTTTTTTTACACCAATTGCTACTCAAGAGTTCTTTCCTGAGGAAGGTTTCTTACGTTCTCAGTTAGGAAATGTTTTTCGCATTTATCAAGATCAATTCCCGACATGGGATAGAGAAGACAGGCCACAAGTAGCAATCGTGGGCGTAGAAGACGACCGTGCAGCCGTATATAATCAAGGCTGTGCAAAAGCTCCCGATGCTGTTAGAAAGCATCTTTATACGCTTTACCAAGGAGACTATGCTATAAATGCTGTTGACCTAGGTAATATCAAGGCTGGGGCAAGTTTGGCGGATACATATGCGGCGTTAAAGGCTGTCGTAGAAGAATTGTTAGCTGAAAATATCCTACCGATCATTATTGGAGGAGGCCAAGATTTGACATATGCCCAATATTTAGGGTATCAAAGCCGAGGACAAAAGATAGAAGTTGCTGTTGTCGATGCGCGCTTTGATCTCGATCAAGAAAGCTCCGAACAGGTGGAGTTGAATTCGAACTCCTATTTGAATCATATTATTCTACATGAACCTGATTATTTATTTAACTTAAATAATATCGCTTATCAGACCTATTTAGTAAGTAAAGAGTCGATCAATATGTACGATAAATTGTTCTTTAATGCCACTCGAGTAGGCGCTTTAGCAGGTCGTATGGATCAATCAGAACCATTGCTTCGAGCAGCAGATATGGTTAGCTTTGATATTGGCGCTATTCGTTCTTCAGAAGCTCCTGGAAATGCCAATGCAATGCCAAACGGTTTATATGGAGATGAAGCTTGTCAAATAGCACGATATGCAGGTATGTCAGATAAATGTTCTTCCATTGGCTTCTATGAGGTTAACCCTACTTTTGATCCTATGGAACAAACAGCGATGTTAGTTGCCCAGATGATCTGGTGTTTTATCGATGGTTTTTACAATCGTAAACAGGATACCCCGTTGTTTCCAAAATCTTCTTATATTATTTATCGGACTACCTTGGAAAATGAGGAGCATGAATTGGTATTTGTAAAAAGTAAAAAATCAGATCGATGGTGGATGCAAGTCCCTTATTTTGGTTCACGATCTGTCAATGAACGCTATCACTTGGTTCCCTGTCGTTATGAAGATTATCAAACAGCCGTGACTGGAGAGATGCCCGACCTTTGGTGGCGTACCCATCAGAAATTGCAATAA